The Falco rusticolus isolate bFalRus1 chromosome 5, bFalRus1.pri, whole genome shotgun sequence genome has a segment encoding these proteins:
- the MTERF2 gene encoding transcription termination factor 2, mitochondrial isoform X2, which produces MLRGIAHGAKGTFTVLLARSQYCNSGLNFLSVWTEVANRSFLIHSTYTTDRKSREENKNTIESLYRLSVDINKIRKLKEWVLLQDMAYVKEIAGILQEMGADETAVANILERCPEAILHTPAEVNSQRILWQLVCQNEKQLIKLIEQFPESFFTTEYHDNQKANILFFQELGLKNNIITRFLTSAPNIFYNPVEKNKNVIETLQRSYLSLGGSDANMKIWILKLLSQNPFILLSSSTAIQENLEFLQKNDFTDHEVLQLLSKLKGFIFQLTSTAMQKSMLFSKKVFNCSDQELKQLVLKCPALLYYSVPVLEERLEGLLKEGISIAQIRDTPMVLELTTQIVQYRIKKLSALGYDIKNGTLESLNGTKKDFEVNYGKIQSKKERPIFNPVAPIHTED; this is translated from the coding sequence ATGTTGAGAGGAATCGCTCATGGTGCAAAAGGTACATTTACTGTTCTGTTGGCAAGATCTCAATACTGTAACTCGGGACTGAATTTTTTATCAGTATGGACTGAAGTAGCAAACAGAAGCTTCCTAATACATTCCACTTACACAACTGATAGAAAatcaagagaagaaaacaaaaataccattGAGAGTCTCTACAGATTGTCAGTTGACATTAATAAAATACGCAAACTAAAGGAATGGGTCCTTCTCCAGGATATGGCCTATGTTAAAGAAATTGCTGGTATCTTACAAGAAATGGGAGCGGATGAAACTGCCGTAGCTAACATTTTAGAACGCTGCCCAGAGGCAATTCTCCATACCCCTGCAGAGGTAAACTCTCAGAGAATTCTATGGCAATTAGTATGCCAGAATGAAAAACAGTTGATTAAATTAATAGAGCAATTTCCAGAGTCTTTCTTTACTACTGAATATCATGACAACCAGAAGGCAAATATACTCTTTTTTCAAGAGTTGGGCCTTAAGAATAATATAATCACCAGGTTCTTGACAAGCGCACCCAATATTTTCTATAATCCtgttgagaaaaacaaaaacgTGATAGAGACGTTACAAAGAAGTTACTTAAGTTTAGGAGGTTCTGATGCAAACATGAAGATCTGGATACTGAAGCTATTGAGCCAAAATCCGTTTATTTTATTAAGTAGCTCCACCGCAATCCAGGAGAACTTGGAATTTCTCCAGAAGAATGATTTCACTGACCATGAAGTTCTACAGCTGCTGTCCAAACTtaaaggtttcatttttcaaCTTACTTCTACTGCTATGCAGAAGAGCATGCTCTTTTCCAAAAAGGTCTTTAATTGCAGTGACCAAGAATTAAAACAGCTAGTGCTCAAGTGCCCAGCCCTCCTCTACTATTCTGTTCCAGTTCTGGAAGAAAGACTTGAAGGGCTACTGAAGGAAGGAATTTCTATTGCGCAGATCAGAGACACACCAATGGTGCTGGAGTTGACAACACAAATTGTTCAGTACCGAATTAAAAAACTCTCCGCATTAGGATATGATATAAAGAATGGAACTCTAGAAAGCTTGAATGGTACTAAGAAAGATTTTGAGGTCAATTATGGTAAGATACAATCAAAGAAGGAGAGACCAATTTTCAATCCTGTTGCTCCTATACACACAGAAGATTAA
- the MTERF2 gene encoding transcription termination factor 2, mitochondrial isoform X1, whose translation MESCSLSIRLNSTMLRGIAHGAKGTFTVLLARSQYCNSGLNFLSVWTEVANRSFLIHSTYTTDRKSREENKNTIESLYRLSVDINKIRKLKEWVLLQDMAYVKEIAGILQEMGADETAVANILERCPEAILHTPAEVNSQRILWQLVCQNEKQLIKLIEQFPESFFTTEYHDNQKANILFFQELGLKNNIITRFLTSAPNIFYNPVEKNKNVIETLQRSYLSLGGSDANMKIWILKLLSQNPFILLSSSTAIQENLEFLQKNDFTDHEVLQLLSKLKGFIFQLTSTAMQKSMLFSKKVFNCSDQELKQLVLKCPALLYYSVPVLEERLEGLLKEGISIAQIRDTPMVLELTTQIVQYRIKKLSALGYDIKNGTLESLNGTKKDFEVNYGKIQSKKERPIFNPVAPIHTED comes from the exons ATGGAAAG CTGTTCTCTCTCCATAAGGCTGAACTCCACAATGTTGAGAGGAATCGCTCATGGTGCAAAAGGTACATTTACTGTTCTGTTGGCAAGATCTCAATACTGTAACTCGGGACTGAATTTTTTATCAGTATGGACTGAAGTAGCAAACAGAAGCTTCCTAATACATTCCACTTACACAACTGATAGAAAatcaagagaagaaaacaaaaataccattGAGAGTCTCTACAGATTGTCAGTTGACATTAATAAAATACGCAAACTAAAGGAATGGGTCCTTCTCCAGGATATGGCCTATGTTAAAGAAATTGCTGGTATCTTACAAGAAATGGGAGCGGATGAAACTGCCGTAGCTAACATTTTAGAACGCTGCCCAGAGGCAATTCTCCATACCCCTGCAGAGGTAAACTCTCAGAGAATTCTATGGCAATTAGTATGCCAGAATGAAAAACAGTTGATTAAATTAATAGAGCAATTTCCAGAGTCTTTCTTTACTACTGAATATCATGACAACCAGAAGGCAAATATACTCTTTTTTCAAGAGTTGGGCCTTAAGAATAATATAATCACCAGGTTCTTGACAAGCGCACCCAATATTTTCTATAATCCtgttgagaaaaacaaaaacgTGATAGAGACGTTACAAAGAAGTTACTTAAGTTTAGGAGGTTCTGATGCAAACATGAAGATCTGGATACTGAAGCTATTGAGCCAAAATCCGTTTATTTTATTAAGTAGCTCCACCGCAATCCAGGAGAACTTGGAATTTCTCCAGAAGAATGATTTCACTGACCATGAAGTTCTACAGCTGCTGTCCAAACTtaaaggtttcatttttcaaCTTACTTCTACTGCTATGCAGAAGAGCATGCTCTTTTCCAAAAAGGTCTTTAATTGCAGTGACCAAGAATTAAAACAGCTAGTGCTCAAGTGCCCAGCCCTCCTCTACTATTCTGTTCCAGTTCTGGAAGAAAGACTTGAAGGGCTACTGAAGGAAGGAATTTCTATTGCGCAGATCAGAGACACACCAATGGTGCTGGAGTTGACAACACAAATTGTTCAGTACCGAATTAAAAAACTCTCCGCATTAGGATATGATATAAAGAATGGAACTCTAGAAAGCTTGAATGGTACTAAGAAAGATTTTGAGGTCAATTATGGTAAGATACAATCAAAGAAGGAGAGACCAATTTTCAATCCTGTTGCTCCTATACACACAGAAGATTAA